The Gallus gallus isolate bGalGal1 chromosome 6, bGalGal1.mat.broiler.GRCg7b, whole genome shotgun sequence genomic interval ACTGTTCTTAGTAGATGCCATGTTAGGAAAAGGCAGGTGAGAAGTGATGAAACAGGTCTACGTCTAACGACTTTTCTCCccatgaaaataaagctttgaCTGAAATTCAATTAAGAATTTAATCTAAATCTATCTATCTTCTTCCATCTCAGGTGCTGATGAGGtggaaaagtggaaaaataaccccgaaaatgagagaaaaaactCTAGAAAAGGGGGAATCTCCCTCCCGGAAAATCAGAAACGGAACAGAACCCGGCGTGCCCCCACTCCACGCGTTTCCAGCCAATCGCCCTCTGGCTCCGCAGgaagttttcctttccctctgcaaTTCCTTGCGGCAGCGCCCAGCCCCGTTTTGGATTCGCTTTCCTTCTTTTCGCTGTTACCGAGGTCGGCTGAATCCCCGCTCCAAGCACCCACAGTGATGGACCCATAGGTCCCCAGCCTCAAATTTAACgatattttctctattttgtgAAAATTTGGCTCAAAATAAGCCGTTTTAGTAATCTGTTTTAATACTTGTTATTATATATTTTCTGCTATAGCACTAATTGCTGCTAACTGCACTAATTTGTTGGAGTTGGGGTTTTCTGTGCAATCCAGCCTGAAAGCAACGACCTTGGGACCAGCAGATTGTCGCCCCGCTGCCACCACCCATGTGGACGCAGGATGTCAGCAGGGCCATCGGCCCCTCTGAGGTGGGGCAGAATGCGGAGCTCTTCTAGgggtggggacagggacaggggATGGTGGGGGGACAAGGGGTCAGGGGGTGACAGAAAGGGGGACGAGGAGACATGGGGCAGGGAGTGGCAGAGGGAACAAGGGGTGGCAGAGGGGGACAGGAGGTGGCTGGTGGGACAAGGGGACAGGTTGGGAGGTGACAGCAGGGAGTGGCAAAGGTGGCAAGGAGACAGGAGGTGGTGGGGGGACAAGGGTGGTGTCTGAGGGGACAGCAGTTGATGGTGGCAGCATAGTGGGGAGGGGTCAGAGAGGATGGGGTGGCTGGCCATGACCTGGAGACATGGGGACCAGGGGACAACGCTTGGGGCTATCATGAGGAAGATGGACCTGGTAGGAACCTGGTGGGAACAGCAGGGACAGTACAGAGGTCTTGGGAGGATCACCACCTCTCGTGTCCTCAACCCCAGGtgtccccagagctgctgcagcccctggtGACTGTGGTGGCCACCTTGGGCAAGTTGGGGACCATCCCTGGTGACATCTCCCTGGGAGGGGACATGGGCTCACTGCGGGCCAGGCTACTGACCTTCAGCTCTGGCGTGCGCAAAGCCATGGTGCACCCAGATGGCGATGCCACCCTCCTCCGGCGTGCCCTGGGGGCATCCAAGGAACAGCCCAGTGCCCCCACAGCCATCACTGACTCGTGGCAGAACGCGGTGACTGCAGTGAAGGACATCTGGGCCAAgctgcaggaggatgctgcATGCCTGAAGAATGCCTGTGAGACTGTGGCCACTGCCAAGGCCACCAATGAGGCCACCAAGGGCCACTTGGTGGAAGCAGTGACACGGGAGGACAAAGCACATAAAGGGTTGATAGCTGCCACCAGGGTGGTGCCGTTGTCCTCAGAGGTGGCCCAGGTGACAGAGGTGGTGGCAGCCCATGATGCGCGGGTGGCAGAGGccagggaagggctgcaggcagccgCCAAGGCCACTGAGGAGGTGGCAGCGGCAGTGGTGGCAGCAATAGCAGCGAAGGAGAGGGGACAACATGCAGCAGTGGCCCATGGGCTCCTGGAGCAGTTGGTAGCCGCCTGTATGGGGGCCTATAACTACTACAGTCATGTGGAGCATTGCCTCAGGGACATCAAGGCCATGGTGGGTGTCACTACTGGAGGTGGTGGCCCTGATGTCCCCAAGGCCACCCAGGGGGACATGGGTATCCCCAAGGAGCTAGCAGAGATAGTGGTGGTGGCTGAGGCGCTGTGGGACGCCAGTGCCCGCCTGGCCCAGGAGCACCTCTTGGGGACACTGCGGGGTGTTCGGAGCCTGCTGGCCACCTCCAGTGTCACTGAGGCCACCAAAGTCACCCAGCGCTGCCAAGAGGCCACCAACGCcctccctgggctgctgccacCGGGGCTGTGCTAGGGGACAAACACGTCCATCAGGGACCGGTGGTATCAACGACACCATGAGATCATGGAGACAGCAGATGGGGCCGTTAGGACCACCATTCCAACCACCAATGGAGTGAGGGCTGTCATGAAATATCACCTCAGTGTCACCTCCGTGCATCCcctcaacacctccagggatgccaCCACTTCCTGGtaaaaaatgggaaaacagttttgttttataaaaattattttgttttaaaaaaatggttttgctttataaaaatgtTATCACCTGACAAGGTTCTGGCTCCGTGTCACTTTATCCCTAACATGTCAGCAGGATCCTCACACATCTCCTCCTGTGTCCCCTTCTCATGTTTATCCTCCTATTCCTGTCCAGGTCCCTATGTATCACCTTCTCATGTGCCCCTTTCACATCCCTTCTATGTCCCTATATGTCACTTCTGCTGTGTCCCTTCCATGTTGCCGTTAAAACCAAAAGTGatagtcctatcactgtcaaccctcgtaaacagtcattccccctcctgtttatacgctcccttcaagtactggaaggccacaatgaggtctccctggagccttctcttctccaagctaaacaagcccagttccctcaacctttcttcattgGAGAGGTGtaccagccctctgattatcttagtggccctcctgtGGGCCTGCTTCAAGAGCTCCAGGTTGCAGTCAAGtgataaaaatatgtataaaagaTGCATTGCAAAACTCCTGGGTGTGCTAGCTTTGTGCACCTCAGCAATAAATCAGCGTCTCAACTGCGTGTGAGATGGGCTCACTGCATACTGTGAACAAATCAGCTTTTTGGATGGAGTATGAACTCTGCCTTTAAGCTCTGAGCTTTTCATTGTATTTCTTCCCCCCAGTTCTGTTTAGGAGGGGAAGTGAGTGAGCAGAGCGGTGATGcagagctctctgctgctgttaaaCCACCATGCTCAGGTACCTTCTGTCCCCCGGCATGCAAATGCAAGGAAGCCTGTAGCATGCATGTGCAGAGAACAGAATTGGAGCCCACCACCCGAGCTGgtgcagatgcagaaaatgCTCAAGGCCCAAAACTGTGCGCAAAAGACATCTTCAGTTTCAAGGAGATCCTGAGCAAGAGCCTTGGGAGGGGGCTGCACAACAAAGCAAGCCTGGATAATTCAGGCGGTAGCACAAACCCCAAAACAGGGGATAAATCAAGTCAACTGCTATACAAGGATAATGTAAGTTTAAAAGAGCCACTAGAGGGAGATCTTTCCTGCTGGATCCCCTAAGGGAAGTTGGGACCTGGTGGGAAGCGGggagagaaatggaaattacCTACTCTGTGGCTTTGGACTAAGAGGCTCAAAAGCAGATGGGGGGGGATTTGAAAGCATGCAGGAATCCATACATGCAGAAGTATGGAGCAAAGTCAGCTCATGTTTTGGacgaggggggaaaaaatacagccCCAGTGATGCTGGGTAAGGGAGAACCAACAGCGCAGCACAGCTCAACAGCCTCCTCCGCCCACTTCCTTGTTTTCCTAGCTCCAAGTCCTTCACGTGTCTTTTGGTGCACAGCCCGGGCTGCAACACGCCAGACAACAGCTtcctcgccccccccccccccgcgcccacCTCAGTCTGACTCAGCAAACTCATTATGCTGAGCAGGAAGTGGAGCCAGGACCAGGATCCCAACGAGGTAAAAGCAGTTCTGATTCGGAACCGCcctttgctgctttcctttcctctcagcCCTACTGGCACGGGGCAGGAGGGCGTCTTGGAGACAGTCCCGCAAAGCGTCGGAGAATGCGTAAAAGCACATAGAgcacaaagaggaaagaaagaaatggtggGAAGGGGGGAGCAGGGGCGGGGGGTGTGAAACCAGCCTGAAGAAAAACTAGCTACAGTCAGTACAGcatgatgaaaataaatccatCCTCTTGAGTAAAACAAAGATACGAAGAGGGAATGCCACAGGGCATGAGGATgtcaggtgctgctgcagggaccaAATCTTGTGTCCTGCATACAGCCCATCTGACCTGTTTCCTcataaaagcaagaagaaaaggtgAGACGTTGGGCAAACTCATGCTCAAATAGACTTGCTTAATGATCTTTATCCCAATAGGAGACACGGAagtttttagttttctttatttgaatgAAGGGAGAGTCCACTGGGGCACACTCCTCTAGGGTCTCTCAAAGCATCAGGGGATACAGACCCTCTTTTATCCCTATTCCCTAATGTTAGGGGGCCCTTTCCCTATCGTTAAGGTACTCAGCGTTCACATTCTTCTCAGTTGACCTATCACACACTCATCCCCCCAGTAAGTACCCCCTGTGGAATGCTATAACAGGATGGAAAGTACTGCAGTAATAGCAGGGTGAAaaagtctttggctacagcaaacGAGCACGAACCCAAATGCAGCAAGAGCAGatgcaaaggaaaagagctgcttacctttggaagaccgcaggcaggcagggatcTCCCGAAAGGTATCCTCACCACCACTGCCAACCATACAATGAGATCTGGGaaagggtggatcctggcttcacccctttcagtcactcaggtacattgcatacacctgagctcccctgggctgctcctgccttcccaccaggtgcttcatcactgtttcaggccatgacttagcatttccgcTACACactgtcatttccttttttaaacacACTTTGTAATCTGGATCCAGAGTTTGTTGTTTTGCCCAACTATCATTGTATCCTGTTTGACAAAATCCATCACTCTCGTTCTGTCAGGCAAACAAGATTTACAGGCAGATGCTAAGCTAGCATATATTGATGTATACCTGCAAGATAAGTTTGTTTAACTAGTTCTCAGATCTTGTTTTGCAAGGACATCctatcctttcttctttcaccTCAGTAAGCTAGGGCTCAGGAACCAAGAGTGCCCCTCTGGAGCCTTCAAGCTCAGGACTCTCCTCTTTTGCAGAACCGAGTTATTTTTTGGGTTGTcagccaggagagcagcaggtcagggaggacATTGCTTGCTGTGGGTCTTGATGGCTGTCTCCCTCTCGGGAACAAGTGGATGGGTCACGActccttttcattcccttttcgTGACCTTCCAAAACTGTGCTCTGCACAGGCAATGAGGAGCACCTGCCATGGGTGCAGAGTAGTGTGCTCCAAGCTTTGTTGCACGCAACCATGCTCCTTGAATCATGTAATGTCTTTACCCTCTTTTCTCTGTGACACTCTAAGATCTCTATTGCACTAACCTGCCCTCACCTTGTGTGGCTCACtagtgctgctgcatgcaggcacACTGTAACCCTTTGGGACACGCTGtcccactgaaaaaaaaaaaactcattagAGCAGGAAAGCCTGTGGATCTGTTTAAccaagtgctgctttaactgCAATGGACAAAACCCATCCTTACCTCAGTCACTAAACCAAACACTCCTCCCCAGATAAGAATATGCCCCTGTAGGTGAAAACAGGAGGAGCAAACTCCACACCATCCACCAGTCACCTCCTGCAACGCTCAGTCCCTTACCAAGAGAAAGGAAGCCAGGTTCTATAAAAGACTCCGTAGTTCTGGCCCTTGACAGTGCAGTGTCTTCCGTTCCTCGCAAGGGAGATAGGATCATTTCATGCTGACAGCTCTCTGGGAAGGACGGTCGGTGCTCGCTGGCACCGCTCAGGAGCCACGCAGCAAAGCGTGAAGGGAGACGGCATGTCCGCCGGAATCTTCCTGGGCTGCTTTCACTGCTGCGGGGACACGAGAACCTCCTGGGTTAGTAAGAACCCGTGCAGTCTCAGGCTACCTTGGTAGGAAACGTTTTTCTAACAAGCCAGAAAGTCAACTCAAGGAATACCACCCATTCACAAGACAGTCAGCTTTCCAACTCCTTCTCCACGTGGGCCCGAGCCAGCTGTCCCGTGACACACACGGAAAGCCGGGAGGCATGAAACAGGCAATCTCCCGCACTCCAttctgggagggagaaagagcccGAGTCCGTTTCCCGTCTCCTCCTCAAGGAGGAGAATTTGACCCAGGAAGAAGCGCCTGAGCTTGACAAAGCTACTTGGAAGGGACCAAGTTCTCCCTGGCGGGGGAAGCCGAGTAGCATCGTGATCCATCTCTTCCCAGGACAATCACAAGCCTATGCGTTGAGAAGGCACCAGCGTGCCTGGAACGGGAACGGGGCCCGGGAGAGGTCAGCATGAAAGTGCTTCTGGCCCCAGCTCCCAGGCCTGCGGATTgctccatttatttctttattttttcttggtgCAGGAGAAAAAGTAAGCAAGCGGAGCAGAAAGAGTAACACAGGTAACGCAGAGTAGCAGAACGGTGGAGGCTTGAAGGGACCTCTTGA includes:
- the LOC770653 gene encoding uncharacterized protein LOC770653, giving the protein MWTQDVSRAIGPSEVSPELLQPLVTVVATLGKLGTIPGDISLGGDMGSLRARLLTFSSGVRKAMVHPDGDATLLRRALGASKEQPSAPTAITDSWQNAVTAVKDIWAKLQEDAACLKNACETVATAKATNEATKGHLVEAVTREDKAHKGLIAATRVVPLSSEVAQVTEVVAAHDARVAEAREGLQAAAKATEEVAAAVVAAIAAKERGQHAAVAHGLLEQLVAACMGAYNYYSHVEHCLRDIKAMVGVTTGGGGPDVPKATQGDMGIPKELAEIVVVAEALWDASARLAQEHLLGTLRGVRSLLATSSVTEATKVTQRCQEATNALPGLLPPGLC